TAAGGTCGTTCTCATCCGCCATCTCTACTATGCCGGAAACTCTGTCCTTGTCGACCACGGCAATGGATTTTTCACCATGTATTGCCACCTGTCCAAGACAAAAGTGAAGGAAGGCGATATGGTCGAATCCGGGCAGGTTGTGGGCCTTTCGGGAGCCACCGGGCGCGTAACCGGCGCTCATCTGCATTTGGCCGCTTTCGTGCTCGGCGCAGTGGTCGATCCGGAACCGTTTTTTGTGGGAAATTTTTCGAAAGAAATTAATGAAAAGATAATAAATACAGATAGTAATAAATAGCTGTCTGGAATCAGCCGTGGCTTGCCACGGCAGTGCGCCCGCAGAATTGGGCAGGGAGAAAAGGGTGTCCGGAACGGCCTTACAGAGGATTTTGCTGGGAGCGGTCGTGCCCGTGCTCATCTACTACGCCGGACGTGAGGTCGGCGTGCCGCTGGTTGGCGCGGCTCTGGCCGCCATCTGGGGCGTTGGGGTGTCGGTCTGGTGTTTCTTTCGGGATCGCGAGGTGGACGGCTTTTCCGCCATCGGCGCGGCCTACTGTCTGGCCGAGCTGGCAGGGCTGGCGGTTACCCGCAACCCGGACTGGTACCTGTTGTCGCCCATCGTTTCGAACGCGGCCATGGGGTGCGTGTTTCTGGCGTCCATGGCCTGCAGGCGGCCCTTGATCCAACTGCTGGCCGAGCAGAGCGCCGGAAAGGACGCCTTTCCGGCTACCGTTCGCAAGAGCGGCTACTATCGTTCCTTATGGCTTCGGCTGAGCGTGCTCTGGGGCGGGGCGTATTTTTTGCGGGCTTTCGGATTGTGGATCGTCCTCAAGGGCTGGTCCACGGAGGTTTATCTGGCAACCCGGGTGGTTCTCGACTGGCCGGTGGTGGCCGCGCTGATCGCCCTGAGTTTCTGGTATCCGAAAATTTATTGGAGACAACGGCTGCATCCTGTAAAAGACAGGATAGATGGAGAATAATATGGCAACGATTACCTTCGAAGACCGTCTGGATCGGCTCAAGCTCGTGGTCGAGCAATTGGAGCGCGGGGATCTCCCCCTCGAGGAGGGCGTGGCCCTCTACAAGGAGGGGCTGGAACTGGTCAAGGCATGCGGCAAGCAGTTGGAGACCGCCCGGCACGAGGTCAAGATCGTGTCCGAAGGGCTGGTCCGCGAGTTTGACGCGCTCGAAGCGCTGACCTCGGAAACGGAGGACGAGCTGTGACCTTCAAGGAAGATCTGGGCCGCCGTGCGGCCGTGGTGGAAGACTATCTGGTCACCTGCCTTCGGGGCAAGGGTGTCCCGGACCGGTTGCTCCAGTCCATGGAGTACTCGCTGCTGGCCGGGGGCAAGCGGTTGCGGCCCGTGCTGGTTCTGTCCTGGAACGGACTGCTCGGCGGCGAAACGGACAAGGCCATGCCCTTTGCCGCCTCGCTGGAGTGTATCCATACCTATTCGCTGATTCACGATGATCTGCCCGCCATGGATGATGACGACCTGCGGCGTGGGCGTCCGTCCAATCACAAGCAGTTCGACGAGGCCACGGCCATTCTGGCGGGCGACGGATTGCTGACCGAGGCGTTCGGGCTGATGGCCGCCGCGTCATTGGACGAAGGACTGCCTGCAGACCGCGTGCTGCGTGCTGTTGCCGTTTTGGCCCAGGCGGCGGGTGCGGGCGGCATGGTCGGCGGTCAGGCCGTGGATATGGAGTTGACCGGACGAACCGGCGTGCCGCTGGAAGAGCTCAAGAAGATGCACGCCATGAAGACCGGGGCGCTGCTGACCGCCTCCTGCGAGTGCGGGGCGATTCTGGCCGGGGCCGAGGAAACGGATATCGACAACGCCCGCGAGTTCGGGCGCAAGATCGGCGTGGCTTTCCAGATCGTTGACGACGTGCTCGACGTGGTCGGCGACACCGCGACCCTGGGTAAGCCCGTGGGCAGCGACGAGGCCATGGGCAAGAGTACTTATCCGTCGCTTATCGGCCTGGACAAGAGCAAAACCCTGGCTCGGGAGTATGTTGACGAGGCTTTGACGCATTTATCCGGTTATTTCGGAGGGGAACAGGAGTTCCTTTGGCAATTGGCCCGATACATAGTAGACAGGGTGTATTGATTGCACTAGGATTTCGCTTCCATGATCAAAGACCCCAAACAGACAGCCATCCTGTCCAAAATTCGTAAGCCCGGCGACGTTCGCGCCCTGGAAGGCGATCAGATCGATACCCTGGCCCAGGAATTGCGCGACATTATCATCAGTCAGGTGTCGGAGCACGGCGGCCACCTGGCCCCGTCGCTGGGCGTGGTGGAATTGACCCTCGCCCTGTTCCGGTCGTTCGACCTGGAGCACGACAAGCTGGTCTG
The sequence above is a segment of the uncultured Pseudodesulfovibrio sp. genome. Coding sequences within it:
- a CDS encoding VC0807 family protein, with protein sequence MSGTALQRILLGAVVPVLIYYAGREVGVPLVGAALAAIWGVGVSVWCFFRDREVDGFSAIGAAYCLAELAGLAVTRNPDWYLLSPIVSNAAMGCVFLASMACRRPLIQLLAEQSAGKDAFPATVRKSGYYRSLWLRLSVLWGGAYFLRAFGLWIVLKGWSTEVYLATRVVLDWPVVAALIALSFWYPKIYWRQRLHPVKDRIDGE
- the xseB gene encoding exodeoxyribonuclease VII small subunit, with translation MATITFEDRLDRLKLVVEQLERGDLPLEEGVALYKEGLELVKACGKQLETARHEVKIVSEGLVREFDALEALTSETEDEL
- a CDS encoding farnesyl diphosphate synthase yields the protein MTFKEDLGRRAAVVEDYLVTCLRGKGVPDRLLQSMEYSLLAGGKRLRPVLVLSWNGLLGGETDKAMPFAASLECIHTYSLIHDDLPAMDDDDLRRGRPSNHKQFDEATAILAGDGLLTEAFGLMAAASLDEGLPADRVLRAVAVLAQAAGAGGMVGGQAVDMELTGRTGVPLEELKKMHAMKTGALLTASCECGAILAGAEETDIDNAREFGRKIGVAFQIVDDVLDVVGDTATLGKPVGSDEAMGKSTYPSLIGLDKSKTLAREYVDEALTHLSGYFGGEQEFLWQLARYIVDRVY